ACATGCAGAAAAGGTGTTCTCTATTTTTGATATGCTGTTTGCATGCTCAAAGACTAAAACCAAAATTACATAATCATGAGAACTTGACACGCGCAAGCAATATATCAAACATAAAGTCCACGTGAGATTAAGATTTAAGAAAAGATGGAATGTTTAAGATGATAAAATGGatcagaagaaagaaaaaaacaggTAGTATGTTTTAAATCCGGAAATGGACAAACATACAGTTGGCAGGCCATCAAGAAACTTAAACAGCCAAATTCATCTTCaacaaaaaatctcaatttccttcaaatatgaacatcaaaatttaatctTAACGCGCGATAGCTTGTATCCTTCATCACCCAATCCCCCAACCCCccaaaagagagagagagagagagaaaggggATACTGCTCCTCTCAATATTTTGATCAATAACTATATATACCACCACCACCATAGGCCATACTTTTCATACAAGTCAAAGATATAAAACAAACTTGTGCATCTACCAGAAGTAAGGCTATTCATGTATCCAACAATTCAACCAGAAAAAGAATTTGGCTACAATTAGGAGACCACCAGGAAAAGAACAGGAAAACaaggaaaaaaggagaaaaggaagTTGGCAACAAAGGCACATCAAAAACTTCTACGTACACAGATTTTGCAGATTTGTCATCATGCATAAATAGGACAAACAAACTATGAACCATTATATACAAGTTGGTTGCATATCCCACCTTAGGAAAACTAGCAGTAAGTGGGACAGTTAGCGCAGCAAAGCCCCGTGAAACATTTTTTATAGTTTCACCAGCAGGATTTCCCTCCAATCCTTCTTGAGCATTCAACTGCAAGAGAACAACTCTAGTTAACAAAATTGACCAGAATAAGATGCTCTAAAGTACTGTTAAGAAAAACAGATAACTGCTAATGATGGCTTGAGTATTGAACTTGATATCAACAAAAGCGccaaattttcaagaagttgcAACATTAACTTGATAATGGCATATTTACAGGTGTTGATTCCATCATcatttctctctatatattttTCTGTCTATCTTTCTCTCTCTCCCTGTCTATTTTCTTTACCTCTCTGGTGCAATCTGAACAAATATCTTTAGTGATTCTATAAGATAACAACAGATATTTGTTACTGTTAGAGTGGGCTagagtcccacattggttggggAATGGACCAGTGGTGTTTTGCTTAAATGGACTTGGGtaatcctcccctcatgagctagcttttcaGATTGAGTTAGACTCGGGTGCTATATCTTAGCAGTAAcaaattttttgaagttttatgattttttgttaCTGTTTTACCTATTGTCTTCTTTCTTTAACAGTATTAGATATTCTCCTGTTGAACCCAACACAACATCAAATAATCGCCAATCATCCAGAATAATAAACCATTGGACCATTACTCCACTAGGATAAAGAATATTTAATGAAgcaggaaaaaaaaagagaaaatggtcagACAGCTGGTTAGATCAACATCCACTAAAGCGACTCTTCCCGATTATCTTCAGCCTGAATCAACAACAAGATGCCACTATAGGAGAAGTCTGGGATGGCTCATGGCTGGATCTAAGCTTCAGAAGACACCTTAATGATTGGGAGATAGATAACTTGGCAAAATTCAACAATACTCTCAATCTATTCAAAGGCCCCTCCTCTCAGGAAGACAATCTTACATGGCAAAGTGGATAAACAAGTTCAGTCAAGTCAGCTTGCAAGGAATTCAACCATTCTAACAACCAGATTAATTGTTGGCCATGGAAACTAATCTGGAAAGTCAAAATTCCTCACAAAGTTGCTTGTTTCACTTGGCTCGTGGCCAGGAAAACGGGCCTTTCTCATGAAGGACTTGGAAAGGGGCTTCCACCTATGCTCTAAATGTTATATGTGAATAGAAGAATCAGAGACAATCAACCATCTTTTTTTTACACGGCAAGTCAACTGGACACAATCATAGCTCTATCCAGAAACTGAAGATGAAGTGCCTAgcccttttctatttttggtgtaaacataAATATATGGAAGACATAGAATCTTATATTGATGTTCTAGGATCTCTGTAAGTAGGTTATAGCTTAGTACATCTTCCTATACTCCCCTGTAAGTATGGACAGCTGTAGTTTTTATGCAGCAAATAGTTATACTAAAATGTTACCttctcaaagaaaaaaagagaaaattaataGACTGAGATAACTGATAACTTTACCTCCACTGTTATCCAGAATGTCAAAGCCGTCAAAACTGGAAGGATATACACATCATCTGGAGTAGTTAGATCAGTAAACCAAAATGGTCCACCCATTTTGAGAGAAGGAACACTGTCCACCATGTTCCTAATCTGCATTTTCAAGAGATACCATAAAGGGTCTAATTATGCAAGAGATATTGGGATGGGAGCAACCAACAATACAGATAGTGAAGGGATAATCTTACAGCCATAAAAAAACTGATGAAGATCGGGCCTTGTATTAGTAGTCCTTTTAAGGGAGTGAATGGAGTTACTCCGTATCTGCAAGCATGACAATGATTTAATAAAGACACTCATCATATCAAATATTTCACCGAGAGCATTATCAAAGGAATTGTTTTTGGAAGTATGTGGCTGCAGCTACTTGTATTTTCTATCTACATCAGTTAATAAAAGCATTCCATCGAACTGTTGACTTGAAGATTGACTTCTTGTCTAAACCATGCAAAATAAGTTGAAGATTTTGCTGATATGTCACCATGTATGTTTTGAAACGCCAATGGAAACAGCATTGCTGAAGACTAGATTGCTTAGTTTAGGATTCACACGCAATCAGATAGGTTGATACTTAGGTAAAGCAACCTGTTTAATCATCATTTCTCCGCAAGTGTCAATACCATCATGATTACATTGAGAAACTGTTGGACAGAAACTAAAGTAGCAAAGCAAAACACAACTGAGCTGAGACTAGGAAAAGGCCAACTACAAAGTGAAGCTAAGAAAAGTACAACTAACACTGAAATGCTTCAAAGCAGGAGATAATTACTTATGTCAAGCTGACAAGCTCACCATTAATTGGAATAATGCCTTTCAAAAAGAACATATTTAACATAGTTGATTTACGACATATGTACAAGTATAATCAGAACGCCCATTCAATTTTTCAGTTGCTTAAGGTCGTGGAGGCATCATTTCCATCCAACTGAAAGAAAGTTGCATAATCTACagataaataatatttgcaTTCAAACACTCAACATTTAATAAGACTAACATTTTGAAGTTCAACTGGACTACTTCCGACAGATAATGTGAGAATAAGAGGAGATTCAGGATTATAGTTGTTAGGCAAACCAGATGCAAGTGATGAGAAGTTCAATACTTAAGTAAGGGGATGGTGATAGGTAGATATGCAGCTCAAAGTAGATACAGACTGGctcgagaaaagaaaaaaatataacactagaagaaaaggaaagaattgGTGGATTTATCTATGTGAGAAGCTAGTTAACTTTTATAAAAAGGGCAGATGTCCAAGCCAGCTCTCGGGAAGGCCGACTATTCCACCTGGTACCTCTATCCTCCAACCACAACCAGTAGAGGGTGCAgggtaattttttttgagaaggagAGATACGGGTAATTATATACACAAGGCTTTCATATGAGAAGCTAGTTAAGttcttcaaaacaaaaaatctgCAGAACAGGGCATATAGAATTTCATTACATCAACAAGGAAAAGTTGCTTACTCCCTCATTAATTCTTGCATTCTTCGTTGACCATCAGCAACTGCCGCTGGCTCCATACCCTGTTAAAAGGTAACAAAGGTAAGTCAGCTAAAACTTTTGGTAGGTAAAAACATAACCACATAATTCTTGCATCCGGAAGGAAAGGAAACACGTGAGTTGTTTATAATTTGAGGCAAGAACTCTGACAGTAGAGAAGCCAAGTGTGTGTGGGCATGTCCATGCATGGATTACTGACTTATAGATGATACTAGGGAGGGTTTTAGATTTCAAGAATCGTGTAACAAAAAAACACACTAAGTGTAATAATCAATGAATTTCAAAGAAGCATCGAATACACAGTGACTGGAtcacataaataatatttcttcaGATGTCATTACTATGACCTACATGACAGGGAAAGAAATTTAGTAACTGGCTAGCTCAATCAAACAGGAATGAAAATGAGAGGACACTGGTATCAACCTACCTTATTTTGCATCTCTTCTTTAATCACTTCCAACTTTGGTCTCAGAAGCTGCACAAGACATGCAAGTTAAGAAATGGTAGATGAATGAAATTAAAAACAGGACAAGGTGGCACATAGACTTTAGAAGGAAAAGTACCAATAGTTTCATGTTTATTtctagggaaaaaggacaaatatacccccgaactattataaatggtatgtcagtaccctccgttatactttagGGCTATTCATACCCTTACCGTTAATATTTTCGGTTGTGTATACCCTTGAGGTTATATGTTTGTCATTGATGGCGGCAGTGTTGACGGCTGGGTTCGAGGCGCACGCGGCATCACAGCCGGCCGTGGGTATGAATAGCCCTAAAGTATTAACAGAGTTTTCATCCTGGTATTTTCGAAGCAACTGCAGCTTTAGGAGTAGAAAATATCCTGCCTACGAGGAACTCTtttgaatatgaaatttcaaaaagtttcaAGCACATCCAGTGTGAATGTTAACAGTCTTGGTGgttattaataaattttgttcaattattaaaaaaaggtaGAAACGTAGACGCATTGTCtgcatattttcttttaattcccTTTTGCTTATTATGTCAAGAAGTCAACAAACTAAGATccataagaagaaaatataactTTTGCATTATGCTAAACTAGACAGCAGCATACCCCACCTAATCCCAATTGCAAAGACGTACTTCCATTTTGTAGAAAACGCAACATTGAACAGAACTAGTTGACTTCAAATTAAATACTTTCTGGTCATTTGGACAAGTAACAACTACCAGATAAAAAAGTGATCCTGTTGAGCACGAGTGCTGCTATTATGAGATCATACAGCTCGAAGAAGATAAAATCTGGACTTTAAAGTCAAACTTGAGCAAGTAGGTGTATCGAACAATTCAAGTACAGTGCATTGTTGACTTGTACCAGGAGAAGGCATAGCTTCGTCAGTGAGCCATGCAATATTAGAGAAGTGTTCCATTCAAACAATGACGTGCAAAGTGATTTAGCAAGAAGTTATTGGTTCTTTGAATATCATGTGAGGAATAGGGTTAATATCGGCATTATTGTGTATTGGATACTAAAATTAGTTGATCCCTCCTTTCCACTTTGTTTGACACTTCCCTTATTTGCTTGTTCCAAAAAGAATGGCACATACTTATATCTCCTAATGAGAAGTTTTTGTAGCCACACCAATGTTATAACATGTTTTTTTGAAATAGGTAACTTTGTATAATATCACAAAACAGTACAACCCTTGTACTGAAACCATTATATACGAATGTCTCATTTTCTACTTGTTTCAGTCTATATTGagtctaaaacatcaattaCTGATACAGTGTCATTGGAGTATActtgattacaccaaaaacataacaaTAAAATGAAGTTTAACTTGACTTTCTTATAACTTGTTTACAACCATAAGTTCCAAAAATTTATAGACACACAAATTTTATTCCGGATTTAAGATCACAAGTTGTTGCTGATATTGTTCTTTCTCTATTATTTTCTATATGTTTCTTCACTACTGAATTTCCTTTTCTTACTGATTTGGAAATGTTTTACATGAGCCGAGGatttatcagaaacaacctctatgggggtatgttgttgatgtatttaagatcacaagtttcaaaagtcttcctttctttattaaactttgTGCCAATCAAACTATGACAACAAAGTGAAATTAGCAGGAGTAGtattttgatgattatgacacTAAATAATTTTCCAAAATCTGGGTGCTTCATCTCAAACAACCATAAAGTCCACTTCATACTTTTCATATCAAGCCTCGTGGACATTGTTgcttttttgcgcttttcgcTTCTAAACACATTGTGATCTGGTGTTGTCATTTACAGGGTTACGTAATGGAAATCTAATACTTGAAAAGAGAGTTTATATACATTACCagttacccaaaaaaaaagacagtttatatacaaattaatgacTGCAAAGGACTTCTTCCAGAACATAGAAACAACTTTGACATGATTGTCTAATGTTACTAAGTTCTCAAAGAAACCTATCTGACGTTACTACACTTTTCCCCGCTTCTTCATTTTTCAGGTAACAACTAAAATGGGTATTTCCAGCCAAAGGCTACTGTTACATACTTACATATGACACTGATGGTTCATTCTAGCAGATACTTCAATTTACGGGCAATGGGCTTTATCTTAATTgcttcaaaattaaatttaggAGTGCAAAAGACCAAGCAATTACTTGAAACAGGCGCCGACATAGGTGTAGCTAACAAATGAACTTGGCCTGAGGTCAGGATTTTTTAAATTCCTTCAGTCCCAACAAAAGTTAAGTTGGGAAACCAATTGGACATTTTTTGTTGCTCAGCACATTTTTAACTTGTATATGTTGACATACTTGAACTTCTTCCCTTCTCAGTTTCCTTCATTAAGTTTTGTGCATATAATGGAAGTCCTATGTGGGTATAAGATTCTACGggaacctttttcttttttttaatctttaaggAATGGTACAATCATACGTATTCTAGTATAGTTATTTCACCAACTGCCTTAAGATGTTATTATATAAACAAACTGATACATTAGCAAGGTTAAAATGCACTACAGAAACTTACCGTAAGTTTTGAAGTAGCTTTAAGCTGATTAATCATAAATGGAAGAGTACATAACCGAATCATAATACTTGTAGCAACTATGGATCCCCACCTGTACaacatcaaaattttcaagatgAAGTCAAGGAGTAAAAGTTGTCACTTAATACCTAACAAAGCATGATgacttaattttaacttagaAACAAAACTTACAAAAAAATGTGGTATGAGGGGAAGCGGGGAGAATgagtgagagagagagaaactcTTAAGGACTTAAGGTTCTAAAGTATTTCagctaaaatataaaatttcgaACTTCCAAACATATCTCTCAAACAAGAACTACTACCAACATTAAGTCCAAGCAAGTccaattatttcaaatgaaCGATCTGCAGTTTTGGAGCCCAGCTAAGTTTATGCAGAGTATAAAAGAACAAACTCTGCCAGCCCAATTGAATACATGTGAGATGCTTCAATTGCAATGATATCTTCAACTTAAAACTATATATCTTAAGGTTCTATGAAGTCTTTCagttaaaaaaatgtataataaaAGGACTATGGGAATAACAAAAGAGATAGAATCATGCTTCTTGTTCTTGTACCCCTTTCCAGCCCAAAACTGAGAGTGCATTGAGTTATTAATGTATCTAGTCATCACTCTCTTTCTCACCTAAATATTATCAAGAGGTGAATAACTATATCCTTCATTTCTCTTTCCAACTACCCCAATCCAAATGTACTGTAAAAACACCACAATGAGATAACAGGAAAAATTAGAGGCAACAACATTTACTCTTACCATTCAAACCCAGTAAATATATGAACGTAGTCTATCAAATACATTAATGCCTTCACCGGCAAATAACAATCAGCAGCAGCAATTGCCACCTCGTTCAAAGCTGGAGCTTGAGAAGCTACAGCTTCCACAGCCTTATCAGCAAGTACTTCGGCAACATCAGTCAcgtaattaattttatctgCTCCACCACCAATATCAGTTGACATATTCCTGGTCAAAGAGGACCCATAACTCATCGGAACCATAAGTCCTGAAGCACAAAACCTCCTGTCTTGATATGGGCTTCTTGAGCCAATGAAGCTGTTAACTCCACTTACACTTCCCATGTAACGGGATTGGGAAAAACtggtaattcttgaattcacaAAAGTCGGTTCAGGACAGCTCTTATGATCATCATCATCCttatgaaaataagaaaatgcaGGAGTGACTCTTTGTTGCTGATAAAGAAGCTTCGCTCGCGTTGTTATGCTGCGCCTATAAGCCATTCTTTATATATGCTTCCTATAAACAGATTCAGCAGCAAACATAAACACCCCAAATCATACATAGGCAACCTTGAAGGTATATACacaacatatgcatcataaagaTGAAACCTTTAGGGGCCGTTTGGTAGGATCTATTAGAAAATCTAATACATCTATAAGTCATgatattatttaatcttttgtATGGTAGGATCTTCAGCCTATCTATAACCAATACACAACAATGAACAAaccatggtattagcaatacaaGGACTATTAAGACATAGATAAGCactattaaaaacaaaattgcccttaataCGCTAAATTAAACCGTGATTACTAATACACCCTATTCAGTACTCCCCAGTCCCCATTTATGTGGCACAGCTAAAGTTTCACGattcaaactttaaactttGATGTAAATTCAGACATAGAAGCTatttgaaaactacgtaaaaagtaaaCCTTGGTTGACTCTCGAAATTCCAAcggtgccacataaattgaggaGGATGGAGTACAGAgacatatatcatatatcataaagTCACACACACAGCAAAATACAGAGACATATATCATAAAGATGATAACTTTATATTCATTCACACAAAACAAGATTAACATTTTTAGATTCATTCACACAACAAGATGCACAAAAACAAGCAAAATTAGAAAAGATTCAAAGCTCAGATCCcaattattgtgatttgtgattcaAAAAATACATGAATTTGAAGTTTAAGAGTTGAAAACTTACAGCAATATGTAATTGCAAGAGCGAAGAATGAAGGGTTTACGGGTTTTATGAagtaaaatgaagaaaaaaaaaagtatgaggAGTGAAATGTAAGAtcgattttttttgtttcagaCGGGTTTTTTTGGTGGGTTGACCCGTTTGGGTCTCGGGGCTCCGAGGAGTTTTGTTGCCATTTTTGGGGTATTTTTGACTTTTCAGAGCAGTAACATATTCTTGTCAGATATTTGCACCTGGCTCTATGGGCTTGTGGAAGTTGGATTGGACTCTATAAAGAGTGGCCCAAATTGTTGATAATTCTAAGGAACCATTTTAAACGATTGAGGGGCGGAGTCAgtatttgaagttgaatttaTCATTGAACTCATAGTTCATTTTAGTTATTAGGTTCATAATTACATATTTCTTGCCATCAAACTCATAGTTCACTTGGTTATATTgcatatttatatagtatttttatAGAATCTAAGCAAAAGTTACTAAGTTCATCATTGAACTCGTATCAGTAAATATGAGTATGTATGGTCCAATATGTGATATCATTTATAAGCGTGATTGCCAAATGATTAGAAGAGTTCAACCATCAAGGGCGGTGCTAGATAGGGGTCCTTTGGTGAAAATTTACATTGTGTATAtaaggttaaaattatttttttatgtatatgtagtAGATGTTGCATCCCTTTGTTTTCTTAGTGTATTTTTGAACCCCCCTTAATGAAAATCATGATTCTGCCACTGTCAACTACAACCATGATACACAATTAGGATAACAGTAACGGAGATATTATTTCTCACGTAAAAATCACTAACTTTGTCCATCAATGCTTGAAAAGATCAGAAAAATAAGAAGGGAAAAAGAAGAGCAACACCATGTGTACGTCTTGTTTGTAAAGAGCAAAATCATTTCCTTTCTAAACAAAAACAATGCCAAAAAGAATTCTATCCTATatcctttattttctttccatttACAACACTTGGAACTCACAACTTATATACAACAAGAATAATTTCCCTATGAAAGACATTAAAATCAAAGCAAAACAGagtttttgtgtgtgtgttgaGGCCTATGGAGAAGACGACGAGACCAAAGAAGTTGACGATGAGCAAGGATGTAACGAACGATCTGGTGTATTTCGACATAAGGGGCAAGTAGCATTTAACTTAAGCCATTCATCAATGCATTCAGCATGAAAATAATGGTTGCATTCTGGTATAGTTCTTAATGTTTCTTTAGGTATGTAGTCCGATAGACATATTGGACAAGTGCCATCGTTGGGATTGGGGAGACGTTGACTCTCCCCGAGCACTGTCTTGggatatgtatcaatgattgccCTGTTAAGACCTCTCGTGGCGATTGCTGATTGTAGATTAATGGTTCTTGGGAGATCAGAGTTCAAATCAGGACGAAGAGTGTAAACTTTGAATTTACCAAATGCAAAACTTATTATTCCTATTAAGCATACAAAACCTGGCACTCCAACTCCAATTATAATGCCATATTTGGCTCCTCTTGGAAGTCCTGCACAAAGAATATCGACTATTGTTAAACAATATTCAATTAAAGACCTTACCTTTAATCCAAACTAGTTACAAACTTATATATCTAagtcattatttaatttaaggtagccattaaatcaaataaatcgATTACTAGTAGAATATTCACAATTGTAACATCCAAGAAAGTAGCCAAAAGTTCAATGAAGTGGAGATAAAATCATCTGCCTAAATCTTAGTGGATAAATTACCAAACGTCTAGTAGTTAGAAGTAACAAATACCTAGGATTGTCTCGATACTTATGGTAGGGGTGTATATCTAGATGCAGGGGTGTTGATCCACGTGGACTCATGCATCTCTTTATAGATCGTGTATATGAATATCACCATATTTTAATTAGTACCACTTAATTATACATAAGTTCATACCTAAAATCAAAAAGTACTACAAcataattatttctattaaatataCCTCTTGAAGTGAATtgaatattcaaattttatatctatcttATCGTATTTTCTTGTTTCTAGAACTAGAATTAGATCCACACTCATGAGTTGTGTCCTTTCTTGCGTTTTAATTAagtattcttttttattttgatgaattctttaaaaaaattctaagttgACAAGttgaaatctttatttttcttttatctaataataacataaaatttcagATAACTAAATCAAACATCTATACTATAGCTagtaattgattatttttttctgccCAACTCCTTAACTATTAGCTCTCTATAACGTGGCACGGTAGCTTTGAAGGTCATGGGCGGTGGCCATTTATGGCCAAAATTTTATCAACTTTGTGAAATTAGAGCCTCATATTCTTGCACTATGTGTCATCAATAATGTGACAAATTTGATAGGCATTATATTTTGACTTTTGCAGAAAAGTCAAATTTTACTACTCAAATTTATTGTCAACTAAACACTCAACTAATTGTTACTccctttgtctcaatttatgtgacacatttcacTTTgtgagagtcaaacagtttaagtttgaccgagaATTTGCTcatggaatcttcaatttttttaaaatgaaatttatatgtttgtaaactacataaaaagtagtactataaatctcaataattgataattcaaaataattaaaagatatatgaaaaaattacggtcaaagatagacttgtttgaatttcaaaatccgaaatgtgtcacataaattgagacagagggagtaatatttatataaagtcACTTTATTTATCGATGACAATTAAAacgaaagaagaaaaatgactttataaaatatgaaatgaatAACGAAAAATCAAACCTTTAATTTCATTACGCTTTTGCTTGTCTAGATGACTAGATTAAACCACTACCTAAAGACTCTAAACCAATAAAAGAGTAGAGTCAACCAATAACCTACACTTAAATAGTTAGGTAATTTTTGTAACtagatttttcattttcttcgttACTTGGgataactatatattttatctcttgattattgataaATTATGATTCTGATTATTGAAATAGTTAGTTAAGCATATCtaacatttaattaaataatgtaAGTATTTAGTTTCTTATTATAGAAAATGTGTGATATCTAGactattttgaaattatattattcTTAACAATTGGATGATTTAGCACTTAAGATTCATTACATTTATAAAGAGTCATTGTCAAAGAAATCAAAAGTACTTATCAACTAATTGAAAGTTAAATACATTTTATCAGAAATCATTGAGATTGAAATTCGATTTATAAGGGACTAGAAATGTTAATTTCCCttatttatatagaaaaaataaaacacgaCTCAATCTTGTTTTTGAATAAATCAACTTTCAACTTCATTAGGTGGAGCTACAATTATTTGACCCTACAAACAAAActactaaaactaaaaaaacattttagaTGATGTAACATTAATGCACATGGACTATGCAACACTAGTGATAAGACACTTCACAAATGACATACTAACATCTATAAGTTCAACAACCCCACCAATAATCAACTTGAAAATTTGGAAAGAACTTTTGTTAAAAaaggaaattagaaaaaataaaatctactttccttttttttgaaaagttttggCATATACCCCTTAAACCTTTTTCTTATACTTGTCAAATAAAAGTATCTTCTCAAACCGTCAGATACTATTTTCATATACTCTactaaacaattatttttttagtgtgCAATGCCATCCTATTCATATACCAAAGCTAGTGAAAGCTAAGTACTAAAAGTTTAGTTTCACTCTATATGATTAATGTAACATGTCATCCAATTTCAATATCTATGGTAGTGAAAGTTAACCGATAACTATATTAATTAACTAATGTATGCGAAGAATATGTCAACCGTATACTCATTTATGATTAGTTAGTTAAATGAtatgtattttcattttaatttttaactggTTAAATTGGTTGATTTGGTATTAATAGTTGAATACTCAATAGTTACTATGGATAACTAGTCTAACAGGTAAATGAtgattgataaaataattaagttgcaCGTAAGTTAATCTGACTCCTACTAAGATTTCGAAATTATTATCCTTATTGTACCGATCAAATACGGATGCAGTAGAGAGAATATTGCATAACATACCTTTAGAAGGAGGAGGATTTGAACAAGCAATGTCAGATCCAGTAGCACTCTTAAACCCACAAAGTTTGCCTTGATTCTCACAAATCCTGCAACTTGGTTCACTCCAAGTT
This genomic stretch from Solanum stenotomum isolate F172 chromosome 10, ASM1918654v1, whole genome shotgun sequence harbors:
- the LOC125841905 gene encoding mitochondrial inner membrane protein OXA1-like translates to MAYRRSITTRAKLLYQQQRVTPAFSYFHKDDDDHKSCPEPTFVNSRITSFSQSRYMGSVSGVNSFIGSRSPYQDRRFCASGLMVPMSYGSSLTRNMSTDIGGGADKINYVTDVAEVLADKAVEAVASQAPALNEVAIAAADCYLPVKALMYLIDYVHIFTGFEWWGSIVATSIMIRLCTLPFMINQLKATSKLTLLRPKLEVIKEEMQNKGMEPAAVADGQRRMQELMREYGVTPFTPLKGLLIQGPIFISFFMAIRNMVDSVPSLKMGGPFWFTDLTTPDDVYILPVLTALTFWITVELNAQEGLEGNPAGETIKNVSRGFAALTVPLTASFPKAIFCYWITSNLFSLSYGLVIKSHAVKKALGIPIIRYSPPTSTEQKPALPFFETLKKYAAAQQHIAAKQIAASQQPALSSPPVEESRPTSQRISASSVLSQRIKSLEKEVKGRKKNKKR